The Geobacter sp. AOG2 genome includes a window with the following:
- a CDS encoding cytochrome c biogenesis protein ResB produces MIDKVIKYLKSLRFTLLLICLLGAMFLAGLWIPQKSMVSAALYNQWKLHLPIVVGVFEFLGLTAIYTSPLMLTLWSLFFINLALVMWQRLPLIKKRIALPENRAFDPGNASGYPFHASFRLSPGQDGAAVISRLRSRKYTIVGDANGFYGVKNRLSPIAFGLFHLSFFLVLLGGLTSLYTKFAGVLELAQGETFQGDVLSYVPTPQLPKIGTPPQAAFTVTSIAPQMTNGTPTGLKVGLVDGHGETHEADVNRPYKVDSSSFLVTNVGPAPLFVVKDRSGKEIDGAYMKLHVMGGKTDVFSLAGFQFRAHFYPNYFLKDGVPATRSQEFKNPVFTIDVERQGRIITQGTVSPNGALAFADYQLVLKDLPYWVSFSVFKEHGVPVIFTGFAIASLAIVWRFLFYRREIIGAVREKDGEQFLDVAGRSEFYKSLAEDEFMALFNNLTKESRSKTT; encoded by the coding sequence ATGATTGACAAAGTGATAAAGTACCTCAAGTCCCTCCGTTTCACTCTGCTGCTCATCTGCCTGCTCGGTGCAATGTTCCTGGCAGGTCTCTGGATTCCCCAGAAGAGCATGGTGTCTGCGGCACTGTACAATCAGTGGAAACTTCACCTCCCCATTGTCGTGGGGGTATTCGAGTTTCTCGGGCTGACCGCGATCTACACCTCACCGCTCATGCTGACCCTGTGGTCTCTCTTTTTTATCAACTTGGCATTGGTCATGTGGCAGCGATTGCCGCTCATCAAAAAACGGATCGCCTTGCCGGAAAATCGTGCATTTGATCCGGGAAACGCCTCGGGATACCCGTTTCATGCATCGTTCCGCCTGTCACCGGGGCAGGATGGTGCGGCCGTCATTAGCCGACTTCGTTCACGCAAATACACCATTGTAGGTGACGCGAACGGCTTTTATGGGGTAAAGAACCGCTTGTCCCCGATCGCTTTCGGACTCTTTCACCTCAGTTTTTTTCTTGTTCTGCTTGGGGGACTGACAAGTCTCTACACCAAATTTGCCGGGGTGCTCGAACTTGCCCAGGGAGAGACGTTCCAAGGTGATGTTTTGAGTTATGTCCCGACGCCGCAACTGCCGAAAATCGGAACGCCTCCCCAGGCTGCATTCACGGTTACCAGTATTGCTCCCCAGATGACCAATGGGACCCCGACGGGACTCAAGGTGGGGCTCGTCGATGGGCATGGAGAAACACACGAAGCCGATGTCAACCGCCCGTACAAGGTGGACAGCTCGAGTTTCCTTGTCACCAATGTGGGTCCGGCGCCCCTGTTCGTGGTAAAGGACCGGTCGGGGAAGGAAATTGACGGGGCATACATGAAGCTTCACGTCATGGGTGGGAAGACAGATGTCTTCTCACTGGCCGGTTTTCAGTTTCGAGCCCATTTCTATCCCAACTATTTTCTCAAGGATGGTGTTCCGGCAACCCGCTCCCAGGAATTTAAAAACCCGGTTTTCACAATTGACGTAGAGCGGCAAGGTAGAATCATAACACAGGGTACTGTTTCTCCAAACGGCGCCTTGGCTTTTGCCGACTACCAACTGGTGCTGAAAGATCTGCCCTACTGGGTGAGCTTTTCGGTCTTCAAGGAGCATGGGGTCCCAGTAATATTTACCGGTTTTGCCATTGCTTCGTTGGCGATTGTCTGGCGGTTTCTTTTCTACCGGCGTGAGATCATAGGGGCCGTGCGGGAGAAGGATGGTGAGCAGTTCCTTGATGTTGCCGGCCGTTCCGAGTTTTATAAGAGCCTTGCAGAAGATGAGTTTATGGCTTTATTCAATAATTTAACCAAAGAGAGCAGGAGTAAAACAACATGA
- a CDS encoding WG repeat-containing protein: protein MKRILGLVLVVLTLCSACQRQEKKVAEKKGQYKYILLVKSQGKYGYCDRNGTLVTPIQYEHASLFSEGLAAVRQNGKDGYVDQNGNMAIAPHFDAASVFREGKAAVLNGNRWSYIDRNGKQLTESRFLFTLAFTEGLSSVVVVEKDGYKAGYIGPDGNFVITPRFYDASFFSEGMAAVRMGKQHGYIDKSGQMIIAPQFYEAGPFKDGLARVKVNGKYGIVGFVDKKGTMAIPAQYENATNFNEGIAAVKKGDKWWLIDTKGNQVTNRTFDSPTIFTEGLAPIMENKKVGYMDKQGNMVIEPKYDAGSIFVQGLAPVKVGEKCGYIDTKGKMVIKPEYDWDQRSIDQYTAYYTTIGR, encoded by the coding sequence ATGAAACGCATACTTGGCCTTGTATTGGTTGTGCTGACACTTTGCAGCGCATGCCAGCGGCAGGAAAAGAAGGTTGCTGAAAAAAAGGGACAGTATAAATATATCCTGTTGGTCAAAAGCCAAGGTAAGTATGGATACTGCGACCGTAATGGAACATTGGTGACTCCTATCCAGTACGAGCACGCCTCATTGTTCTCCGAAGGTCTTGCAGCAGTGCGCCAGAATGGCAAGGACGGGTACGTTGACCAGAATGGGAACATGGCCATTGCGCCCCACTTCGACGCGGCTTCCGTTTTCAGGGAGGGAAAAGCAGCGGTACTGAACGGCAACCGCTGGAGCTACATAGACCGAAACGGTAAGCAGCTCACCGAGTCGCGCTTTCTCTTCACGTTAGCCTTTACGGAAGGTTTGTCTTCGGTGGTTGTGGTCGAAAAGGACGGATACAAGGCAGGATATATCGGACCTGATGGCAATTTCGTCATAACCCCCAGATTTTACGACGCCTCCTTTTTTTCCGAGGGTATGGCTGCGGTTAGGATGGGTAAACAGCACGGCTATATCGATAAATCGGGGCAGATGATCATCGCGCCTCAATTTTACGAGGCAGGGCCTTTTAAGGATGGGCTTGCCCGGGTAAAAGTAAACGGAAAGTACGGCATAGTAGGGTTCGTCGATAAAAAAGGAACCATGGCCATCCCCGCTCAGTACGAAAACGCGACTAACTTCAATGAAGGGATTGCGGCAGTTAAAAAAGGCGACAAGTGGTGGCTGATAGACACCAAGGGCAACCAGGTAACGAACCGTACGTTTGACTCACCGACGATCTTCACCGAGGGGCTGGCGCCAATCATGGAGAACAAGAAGGTTGGTTATATGGACAAGCAAGGGAATATGGTAATTGAGCCGAAATATGATGCAGGTTCAATCTTCGTCCAAGGCCTCGCACCGGTGAAAGTTGGAGAAAAGTGCGGCTACATAGACACCAAAGGGAAGATGGTGATCAAGCCGGAATACGATTGGGACCAACGTTCGATTGACCAATACACTGCATATTATACAACCATTGGACGCTGA
- a CDS encoding tetratricopeptide repeat protein, giving the protein MIDIQKSLLYRYLFITIILLLVYGNTLNHEFVWDDNDLIVYNPLLEKLSNIPQFFFLEDKFETPTGYYRPMTYVSFSLDRAVWGVNPVGFNITNLFLHILVAITFYRVVVALFNRENLGFVAALVFSLHPLAVETVNFHAGGRNTLLSACFSLLSLLFYIKKKHIPAAACFTLALFSKEFALLMPVIFILYDYRIRLEKPKLRIYKLYLIPLICYLALRSLAVSKANFLATIHFSERLLLAPLFVIRYLVNMVVPFQLKVYYSGQVNFYIAILCLIGVILLISMLYVVRKNSELFIAICWFLLFLLPVMNVIPLPSSALMADRYAYFALMGFALAVASFLCKWKLRVMVSSTVLLCTLYSVMDIKQNNIWKNDFTLFTQMTKDAPETYFGYGALGLYYYDKGDLKNAERYLTISCSKPDFPISHMFFVATVFCEANRFDKAEPLLLKSVESRPSYIEPYAILEMIYTKRGDLMRAKIWHDKAVANIPDEEKTRIQLAGSLCRSGEQFINNRNYIRAGNSLWRSLLVKPDFVPAMVAMGRLDYERGDYVNAAGYLVKAITLEPSNASAHYNLSLVYRKQGETTKAQDEMNKFNEAETLQKP; this is encoded by the coding sequence ATGATAGACATACAAAAATCTCTCTTATACCGCTACCTTTTTATAACGATCATTCTCCTGCTCGTATATGGGAACACTCTCAATCATGAATTTGTATGGGATGATAACGATTTAATCGTTTATAACCCTCTTCTGGAGAAGCTAAGCAACATTCCTCAGTTCTTCTTTCTCGAAGACAAGTTTGAAACACCCACGGGCTATTATCGCCCCATGACGTATGTTTCATTTTCCTTGGACCGGGCGGTGTGGGGTGTAAATCCCGTCGGCTTTAACATCACCAATCTCTTTCTCCATATTCTGGTTGCCATAACCTTCTACCGGGTCGTCGTCGCACTCTTCAACAGAGAAAACCTTGGATTTGTAGCGGCACTGGTGTTCTCATTACATCCTCTTGCCGTTGAAACGGTAAATTTTCACGCCGGCGGCAGAAACACCCTTCTTTCCGCCTGTTTTTCGCTGTTGTCACTACTCTTCTATATAAAGAAAAAACATATCCCCGCTGCCGCATGCTTCACTCTTGCACTTTTTTCAAAAGAATTTGCCTTGTTGATGCCGGTAATATTCATATTGTACGATTATCGCATCCGGTTGGAAAAGCCAAAACTTCGCATTTACAAACTATACCTGATCCCGCTCATCTGTTATCTGGCCCTCCGGTCGCTTGCCGTCTCGAAAGCGAATTTTCTTGCAACAATACATTTTTCCGAACGGTTGTTGCTGGCGCCATTATTCGTGATTCGCTATCTCGTCAACATGGTAGTGCCTTTCCAGCTTAAAGTCTATTACTCGGGACAGGTGAATTTCTACATTGCAATCCTGTGCTTGATAGGAGTGATCCTGCTGATAAGCATGCTTTATGTTGTCAGGAAAAATTCCGAACTCTTTATAGCCATCTGCTGGTTTCTTTTATTTTTACTTCCGGTTATGAATGTAATCCCGTTACCTTCTTCGGCCTTAATGGCCGACCGCTATGCCTATTTTGCCTTAATGGGTTTTGCTCTTGCTGTGGCGAGCTTCCTGTGCAAATGGAAACTTCGGGTTATGGTGAGCAGTACCGTTTTACTTTGTACGCTCTATTCCGTAATGGACATCAAACAAAACAACATCTGGAAAAATGATTTTACCCTATTTACCCAAATGACAAAAGATGCCCCAGAGACGTACTTTGGCTATGGGGCTCTCGGCCTCTATTATTATGACAAGGGCGATCTGAAAAACGCTGAACGCTATTTAACCATTTCCTGCTCTAAACCCGATTTTCCAATCTCTCACATGTTTTTTGTCGCAACCGTCTTCTGCGAAGCCAACAGATTCGATAAGGCTGAGCCACTGCTACTCAAATCGGTTGAATCGCGGCCATCGTATATAGAGCCATATGCGATTCTGGAAATGATCTATACAAAACGGGGAGATTTGATGCGGGCCAAAATCTGGCATGACAAAGCCGTTGCGAATATACCTGATGAGGAAAAAACTCGAATTCAATTGGCTGGTTCACTTTGCCGCTCCGGGGAGCAATTCATTAACAACCGGAATTATATACGGGCGGGAAATAGCCTGTGGCGCTCTCTACTGGTTAAACCGGACTTTGTGCCGGCGATGGTCGCCATGGGGCGCCTGGACTACGAACGGGGCGATTATGTGAACGCGGCGGGATACCTAGTAAAGGCGATTACCCTTGAGCCGTCAAACGCCTCCGCACATTATAATCTTTCATTGGTATATCGAAAACAGGGTGAAACAACGAAAGCACAGGATGAAATGAATAAATTCAACGAGGCCGAAACCCTCCAAAAACCATAG
- the ccsA gene encoding cytochrome c biogenesis protein CcsA, whose product MSNLETLFFWTTLVIYSLASGGYIYSFVFKNPRFMSKVTALISVGFIAHTIAIGARYLAQGHLPWSGDYESAMMGGWFIIAGTLFVGWRNKPLQALATATAPLVVIMMGFGVMRNPVLTPMAASLKNYWLYIHVYFAWLAFGGYALAMAAGVLYVLKHKSELRGVVNPSYERFPTLDRLDELIFRYVVFGFITDTIMICAGAIWAKDLWGSYWSWDPVETWSLVSWIVYGIAIHLRVTFGWRNSRFAWIAILALSTVIISFFGVTFVIDTSLHTFQVR is encoded by the coding sequence ATGTCGAATTTGGAAACTCTATTTTTCTGGACGACGCTGGTTATTTACTCCTTGGCGAGCGGTGGGTACATCTATTCATTCGTTTTCAAGAACCCTCGTTTCATGTCGAAAGTGACAGCCCTCATCTCCGTCGGATTTATTGCCCACACGATTGCAATTGGCGCCCGTTACCTTGCTCAGGGCCATCTCCCCTGGTCCGGCGATTATGAAAGTGCAATGATGGGCGGGTGGTTCATTATCGCCGGCACACTCTTTGTGGGCTGGCGGAATAAGCCTCTACAGGCCCTGGCTACCGCTACCGCTCCCTTGGTCGTTATCATGATGGGTTTCGGGGTCATGCGCAACCCCGTACTGACACCCATGGCGGCAAGTTTGAAAAATTACTGGCTTTATATCCATGTCTACTTTGCGTGGCTTGCCTTCGGAGGGTATGCCCTGGCGATGGCCGCTGGCGTTCTCTACGTGCTGAAGCACAAGAGTGAGCTGCGCGGAGTGGTTAATCCGTCCTATGAACGGTTCCCTACACTTGACCGATTGGATGAGCTTATCTTCCGTTATGTCGTTTTCGGCTTTATCACCGATACCATCATGATCTGCGCCGGCGCCATCTGGGCCAAGGATCTCTGGGGAAGCTACTGGAGTTGGGACCCGGTGGAAACCTGGTCGCTCGTCTCATGGATTGTCTATGGGATTGCCATCCACCTGCGGGTCACGTTCGGCTGGCGGAATTCCCGGTTTGCCTGGATTGCCATTCTCGCTTTGAGCACGGTCATTATCTCGTTTTTTGGAGTCACCTTTGTTATCGACACAAGCCTGCATACATTTCAAGTCCGTTGA
- a CDS encoding tetratricopeptide repeat protein — translation MTAEQRNHILRVAFIAVLVVAVYHSTFGNRFVWDDLDVIVKNPLLENFRNLPKFFFYEDRTGDGFTGYYRPMTYISFLLDRSIWGLNPVGFNITNIFLHIATVLLFYAVVCTLFKRDRLAFIAALIFALHPVAVETVNFHAGGRNTLLSAFFALLSLLLYIKKRHLAAIVCFTAAIFSKEFALLLPIIFILYDRGISSEKRRWSAYLPYLVSILCYLALRSFAVAQGNLLKTIQLSGNLLLIPKIVVRYFVNMVFPVNLKIMYDVPTDITASSFLMYAAGLSAIVGGVFVFRKKNEIVFSAGWFFLFLLPVIGIVPLGSALMADRYAYFSLMGFSLALAYAICQANKQAVLPITAVLCIAFATIDVQRNALWKDMPSLYRQMTIDAPGKSIGFTNLGMYYYEHGDLANAEKYLKESCSKKGIVIRDAYQYLSAVYWENNKLDEALSVLDKLMTLEPGNPQPYIMASRIYESKGDKAMAQKYYTKVTAMFPQIEQMMGNRAITLCHEGEKLMAEGRLLEAERKFKEALMMKPGFVPALIDMGGLAAEKGNLAGAVEYFRKAVTLEPGNASAHYNLSMAYDLMGKSSEARAEMKLYQGLDAVSRQQGKAVEGAANGETPTSLEGARRQPLQKQ, via the coding sequence GTGACGGCCGAGCAAAGAAACCACATACTACGAGTTGCGTTTATCGCTGTTCTTGTCGTTGCGGTGTACCACAGCACCTTCGGAAACCGTTTCGTGTGGGACGACCTCGACGTAATCGTAAAAAACCCCCTTCTTGAAAACTTCAGAAACCTGCCAAAGTTTTTCTTTTATGAAGACAGAACAGGCGATGGGTTCACCGGTTATTACCGGCCCATGACGTATATCTCTTTTTTGCTCGATCGGTCCATCTGGGGCCTGAATCCCGTTGGGTTCAATATTACAAACATTTTTCTGCATATCGCCACGGTACTTCTTTTTTATGCGGTGGTATGCACACTATTCAAAAGGGATCGTTTGGCATTCATTGCCGCGCTGATCTTTGCGCTGCATCCGGTGGCTGTTGAGACCGTAAACTTTCATGCGGGGGGAAGGAACACGCTCCTCAGCGCCTTTTTTGCGCTGCTGTCGCTGCTTTTGTACATCAAAAAAAGGCATCTGGCGGCGATAGTGTGTTTTACGGCAGCAATTTTCTCAAAAGAGTTCGCACTTCTTTTACCGATCATTTTCATCTTGTACGACAGAGGCATCAGTTCGGAAAAAAGACGCTGGTCAGCCTATCTGCCCTATCTTGTGTCGATCCTGTGCTATCTGGCCCTGAGGTCGTTTGCCGTCGCCCAGGGGAATTTGCTCAAAACGATTCAACTATCGGGTAACCTGCTGTTAATCCCCAAGATTGTGGTGCGTTACTTTGTAAACATGGTGTTTCCGGTCAATCTGAAAATTATGTATGATGTCCCCACGGATATCACGGCATCATCGTTTCTGATGTATGCAGCCGGTTTGTCCGCCATTGTTGGCGGAGTGTTTGTCTTCAGAAAAAAGAACGAGATTGTATTCTCGGCAGGCTGGTTTTTCCTTTTTTTGCTCCCCGTTATCGGCATTGTGCCGCTTGGGTCTGCCTTGATGGCAGACAGGTATGCCTATTTCTCGTTAATGGGATTCAGCCTGGCACTGGCCTATGCGATCTGTCAGGCAAATAAGCAGGCGGTGCTCCCCATCACGGCAGTACTTTGTATCGCTTTCGCCACGATTGACGTTCAGCGGAACGCCCTGTGGAAAGATATGCCATCCCTGTATAGACAGATGACGATAGATGCCCCGGGGAAAAGCATCGGTTTCACGAATCTCGGTATGTATTATTATGAACACGGGGATTTGGCCAATGCAGAAAAGTATCTGAAAGAGTCGTGTTCCAAAAAAGGGATTGTAATCCGGGATGCATACCAATACCTGTCTGCGGTCTATTGGGAAAACAACAAGTTGGATGAGGCGTTGTCGGTGCTGGATAAGCTGATGACCCTTGAACCCGGCAATCCGCAACCCTACATAATGGCGAGCAGGATTTACGAGAGCAAGGGCGATAAGGCCATGGCCCAAAAGTACTACACAAAAGTTACGGCAATGTTTCCACAGATCGAACAAATGATGGGTAATAGAGCCATAACCCTTTGCCATGAAGGCGAGAAACTGATGGCCGAAGGCAGGCTCCTGGAGGCGGAGAGAAAGTTCAAGGAAGCATTGATGATGAAACCAGGCTTCGTTCCCGCGTTGATCGACATGGGAGGCCTCGCCGCCGAAAAGGGAAATCTGGCGGGGGCAGTGGAATATTTTCGTAAAGCGGTTACTCTGGAGCCGGGCAACGCTTCGGCGCACTATAACTTGTCCATGGCGTATGATCTGATGGGGAAATCTTCTGAAGCACGGGCTGAAATGAAACTCTACCAGGGACTTGACGCTGTTTCCAGGCAGCAAGGGAAGGCGGTTGAAGGGGCTGCCAACGGGGAAACGCCCACTAGCCTTGAGGGCGCGAGGCGCCAACCACTTCAAAAACAATGA
- a CDS encoding YfhO family protein, with the protein MDALFLLVKSKKTAAFFCLCLTTAVLFWPVFFQGKVIVPGDFPNSNPFLFIGNTPPPPPQNTLLSDEIEQFYVWHRIAAETLQVEGHIPLWNPYIFTGQPLVANAQSSLFYPPNLLLRILSPGKVATIRVIFNLLFAGFFTFLFCRALNISNKGSLVSAITFAFSGPTIVWVGFPLANVLVCLPFLMWAGEKILLHRSLFRTAMLGAGMGLALLGGHPETTFQILAIFSLYFLARVVFLKSSLQIKGGLLGSFLLAVMLGAVISGIQLLPFLDFMRQSSTFARGGRGGGMAGNLFYSPEWVANLTTAITFICPNFFGNPLDHSYIWPFTNFQNYNEQSVYFGLVPLALAGGALFTDSKRLPLLIITVLSIFCIGVAWHLPCFEAISHLPVFSMAPSKRFRLPFVFLAAVMAGFGYDILLNRMRSGQGEKKQSYSPLAIPFATILFFILIIALKVSVANDIPPGTFGQKILDSVFAFRQWRTYLPLAIAVALSLGYLFSQHFVRVSRLFPGALIALTAFELCALGWDYNPVVKEADILPAAPAVELLKKWDREPYRILTTDGYFYPNYGAAYGIADVAGYDAPVYQSFSDLYLAQGGRSFGEQIDSRQQWDPSWPLVNFLNVKYVISPRDLPPDKFKLLFENRYFAIYENLHVLPRVFMVYDSEVVSDRTAMLDKMLTQKIDFRGKVFLDEPPQARLVAVPGAPAKYSVKQARNTTDEVDLTVSSDRPGILVMSDLYTPDWHARVDGNEVKLYRANYAYRAVLVPAGQHTVSFRYLPKSYVIGVAMTMCGVAVFLIACGVGLRRRRTDKAA; encoded by the coding sequence GTGGACGCCCTGTTCCTGTTAGTCAAGTCAAAGAAGACCGCAGCCTTTTTTTGTCTCTGCCTGACCACAGCAGTGCTCTTCTGGCCGGTTTTCTTTCAGGGAAAGGTAATTGTCCCCGGAGATTTTCCCAATAGTAATCCCTTTCTGTTTATTGGCAATACTCCGCCCCCTCCTCCACAGAACACCCTGTTAAGCGACGAAATTGAACAGTTTTATGTTTGGCACAGAATTGCCGCGGAAACTTTGCAGGTTGAAGGACATATCCCCCTCTGGAATCCATATATTTTTACCGGACAGCCTCTGGTCGCAAACGCCCAATCGTCACTGTTCTATCCCCCCAACCTGTTGCTTCGCATCCTCTCGCCGGGGAAGGTGGCAACCATCCGGGTCATTTTTAATTTGCTCTTTGCAGGGTTTTTCACCTTCCTTTTTTGCCGAGCGCTGAATATTTCCAACAAAGGGTCCCTGGTTTCCGCCATAACGTTCGCATTTTCCGGGCCGACGATCGTTTGGGTAGGTTTTCCGCTGGCAAACGTCCTTGTTTGTCTTCCTTTTCTGATGTGGGCGGGCGAAAAAATACTCTTGCATAGAAGCCTCTTCCGTACCGCCATGCTCGGAGCAGGCATGGGATTGGCTTTACTGGGCGGACATCCGGAGACAACATTCCAGATCCTGGCGATATTTTCGCTCTACTTTCTGGCAAGGGTTGTATTTCTAAAATCAAGTCTGCAAATAAAAGGTGGATTGCTTGGTTCCTTCCTTCTGGCTGTCATGCTCGGAGCAGTCATTAGCGGGATTCAATTGCTGCCGTTTCTCGATTTTATGCGACAAAGTTCGACCTTTGCCCGGGGGGGACGAGGCGGGGGCATGGCGGGGAATCTCTTTTACTCGCCAGAATGGGTGGCGAACCTTACAACGGCCATCACGTTTATCTGCCCAAATTTCTTCGGGAATCCTCTCGATCATAGCTACATCTGGCCCTTCACGAACTTCCAAAATTATAATGAGCAATCCGTATACTTCGGGCTGGTACCCCTGGCGCTGGCCGGTGGAGCCCTCTTCACCGATTCGAAACGTTTACCGTTACTCATTATCACCGTTCTGTCCATATTCTGCATAGGGGTCGCCTGGCACCTCCCCTGTTTCGAGGCCATCAGTCATCTACCGGTGTTCTCAATGGCGCCCAGCAAGAGGTTTAGGCTCCCCTTCGTTTTTCTAGCCGCCGTCATGGCCGGTTTTGGGTATGATATTCTCCTAAACCGTATGAGATCAGGGCAGGGTGAAAAAAAACAATCCTACTCCCCCCTTGCCATCCCTTTTGCGACAATATTGTTTTTCATCTTGATCATTGCCTTGAAAGTCTCGGTGGCAAACGACATCCCTCCTGGGACTTTTGGCCAAAAAATTCTCGACTCTGTTTTCGCATTTCGGCAATGGAGGACGTACCTCCCTCTCGCCATTGCAGTCGCCCTGAGCCTTGGATATCTCTTCAGCCAGCATTTCGTGAGAGTTTCCCGTCTTTTTCCCGGTGCTTTGATTGCTCTGACAGCATTCGAGTTATGTGCGCTTGGTTGGGACTACAACCCCGTGGTTAAAGAAGCCGATATCCTGCCGGCTGCCCCCGCCGTTGAATTGTTAAAAAAGTGGGATAGGGAGCCTTACCGGATTTTGACAACGGATGGTTATTTTTACCCTAACTATGGCGCCGCCTATGGGATTGCCGACGTGGCGGGTTACGATGCACCGGTCTATCAAAGTTTTTCGGACCTGTACCTTGCCCAGGGTGGCCGGAGCTTCGGAGAACAGATAGATTCCAGGCAGCAGTGGGACCCAAGCTGGCCCCTGGTCAATTTTCTCAATGTCAAGTACGTCATTTCTCCGCGTGACCTCCCCCCGGATAAATTCAAGCTGCTTTTTGAGAATAGATACTTCGCCATTTACGAAAACCTACATGTCCTGCCGAGAGTATTCATGGTCTATGACAGCGAGGTAGTCTCTGACCGCACGGCCATGCTGGATAAAATGCTTACCCAAAAAATAGATTTCCGGGGGAAGGTTTTTCTCGATGAGCCTCCGCAAGCCCGGCTCGTGGCCGTGCCGGGGGCTCCGGCCAAATATTCCGTAAAACAGGCAAGGAATACCACCGATGAAGTCGATCTTACGGTCAGCAGCGACAGGCCCGGCATCCTCGTCATGAGCGACCTGTATACCCCGGACTGGCATGCGCGGGTAGATGGCAACGAGGTAAAATTGTACCGCGCGAATTACGCCTACAGGGCCGTTTTGGTCCCTGCGGGCCAACATACGGTTTCCTTTCGTTATTTACCCAAGTCATATGTGATCGGGGTGGCCATGACCATGTGTGGGGTGGCAGTATTTCTTATTGCTTGTGGGGTGGGGTTGCGCAGGCGACGAACAGATAAGGCCGCATAG
- a CDS encoding glycosyltransferase family 39 protein — translation MKQSPGAILPTSNTKRTLWVILLLMMIVALSLIVRLRFLAEPFDCDEGWYAYMGQEILRGSLPYRDLPEMKPPGGFYLYAAGIALFGPTAVGVRLYSLIISMISIIGVYFVARRMAGITAGLWGAFCLAMLSASPLMLGGSTNLEVFLIPPLLAAVWFHSGETPPGRLGLFLSGVCIGSALFIKQVAVPFALLLALFSFYAVPERRLSRQLRSLAWYATGVIAVSGFAVAWMAYQGILADFLHYNFTVPYRYVSKNDFSGPPLGLVLDRLAPELVLGSIVAMPAALFFLLRRQSRGLLLGALLLPAAWLAVLLPGKHFPHYFVVLMPFLAIMTGIGLARLKQVEYPLRLAAYGVLAVVFVWCGKMAYPLYFVMTPHELSDYKYGSTFIQSEKMAEYLRSHTKKGEVFYQFGFNPELYFLSGTRAPLPFAMSISTVFMRDPQRAVTTMLAKLAANPPHYLSYDQECGNFPGKSEVVNIINTMYVKDASFGSVTLYRFRGKE, via the coding sequence TTGAAACAATCCCCGGGAGCCATTCTCCCCACGTCAAATACCAAGAGAACTTTATGGGTGATTCTGCTCCTGATGATGATTGTCGCTCTTTCGCTTATCGTGCGCCTCAGATTCCTGGCCGAGCCGTTTGATTGCGATGAAGGCTGGTATGCCTACATGGGGCAGGAAATACTTCGCGGTTCCTTGCCATACCGTGACCTGCCCGAGATGAAACCCCCCGGCGGTTTTTATCTGTACGCGGCCGGGATTGCTCTCTTCGGCCCGACCGCTGTTGGTGTCAGACTGTATTCTCTGATCATTTCCATGATAAGTATCATAGGGGTATACTTTGTTGCCCGAAGAATGGCCGGTATAACAGCCGGCTTATGGGGGGCATTCTGCTTGGCCATGCTTTCGGCGAGTCCCCTGATGCTCGGTGGAAGCACCAATCTGGAGGTTTTCCTTATTCCGCCACTTCTCGCGGCAGTCTGGTTCCACTCGGGTGAAACCCCTCCCGGACGGCTCGGGCTTTTCCTCTCAGGCGTATGCATCGGCAGTGCCCTGTTCATCAAACAGGTCGCAGTTCCGTTCGCCCTGTTGCTGGCGCTCTTTTCCTTTTATGCCGTACCGGAAAGGAGGTTGAGCCGTCAGCTCCGTTCACTGGCATGGTATGCCACGGGGGTTATTGCCGTGAGCGGGTTCGCGGTTGCCTGGATGGCCTACCAAGGCATACTGGCTGATTTTCTCCATTACAATTTTACCGTGCCCTATCGGTATGTTTCAAAAAATGATTTTTCCGGCCCCCCGCTTGGTCTGGTATTGGACAGGCTCGCTCCGGAGCTGGTCCTGGGAAGTATTGTGGCCATGCCGGCGGCGCTTTTCTTCTTGTTGCGCCGACAAAGTCGCGGCCTGCTATTAGGTGCCCTCCTGCTCCCTGCCGCCTGGCTTGCCGTCTTGCTGCCGGGAAAGCATTTTCCTCATTATTTCGTCGTTCTCATGCCCTTTCTGGCCATTATGACCGGCATCGGCCTGGCAAGACTCAAGCAGGTGGAATATCCGTTGAGGCTTGCTGCCTATGGGGTACTCGCCGTGGTCTTCGTCTGGTGTGGCAAGATGGCTTACCCTCTCTATTTCGTTATGACCCCCCATGAACTGTCGGACTACAAATATGGGTCAACATTCATCCAATCAGAAAAAATGGCAGAATATCTACGTAGTCACACTAAGAAGGGTGAAGTTTTTTACCAGTTTGGCTTCAACCCGGAGTTGTATTTTCTCTCGGGAACCCGTGCGCCGTTGCCTTTTGCCATGAGTATCTCGACCGTCTTTATGCGGGACCCTCAGCGCGCCGTCACGACAATGCTCGCAAAACTCGCCGCGAATCCGCCGCACTACCTGTCATACGACCAGGAATGCGGAAACTTCCCGGGGAAAAGCGAAGTAGTGAATATTATCAACACAATGTATGTCAAGGATGCCAGTTTCGGTTCCGTAACCTTATACCGTTTTCGTGGCAAAGAGTGA